One Athene noctua chromosome 30, bAthNoc1.hap1.1, whole genome shotgun sequence genomic region harbors:
- the LIMA1 gene encoding LIM domain and actin-binding protein 1 isoform X3, which produces MEPSPFNRRQWTSQSLKITAKELSLVNKNKSSALVERFSKYQKAAEEATAEKKRSNAENLPPHLKRGNLSVLKKKWENSALGAEPRKETLRSSCAELRHKVASPGLGVGSSPASPPAAEPSPGAGAECAGQAPPGTPGQLQGPGGDSRKVKSHSPESGNMENCLREPREVEKPEASESTDSSGKIEKYSVPLNKLKMMFEKGEATQTKVTRDQRKTAVGRRISENSLSSEDFDVGQGEKSHNPSGHLVDTSPALSSDKAETKKSLEMPRLTETSIKDRLAKYQAAVSKQGSSTALITMVSVGENSLSFHSGLLEDSNAGQNLESETEVQKTVSTKQQNFGSKPSGQTDASLPKAVKKFQLPMKETCVGCQKTVYPMERLFANQQVFHISCFRCSYCNSKLSLGTYASLRGNIYCKPHFNQLFKSKGNYDEGFGHKQHKELWAGKTESEESLEKTVHAVNATESPPSPGVEDAPIAKVGVLAASMEAKASALPEREERPAETKKLRIAWPPPSDQSIQGSALDEGIKVFKPKWPPEEEISKPDVPEDVDLDLKKLRRSSSLKERSRPFTVAASFRTVSVKGHKTENSSSPSKAERDMLKRSEELEREVVVDKKQKEKKVENRNIQSAEEKNVEEERELSGIKTAEHNFVENGQVNAETDEEEHAMEEQEIPNEEFLEPKSPKHSSLANVMTAKESSLNQNRKSQDVGFWEGEDMEDLSVEEQIKRNRYYEDDDEE; this is translated from the exons ATGGAGCCTTCCCCGTTCAACAGAAGACAATGGACTTCGCAGTCTTTGAAAATCACTGCGAAAGAGCTTTCTCTAGTCAACAAGAATAAGTCATCAGCCCTTGTTGAGAGGTTCTCCAA GTATCAGAAAGCGGCTGAAGAAGCCACGGCTGAGAAGAAAAGAAGT AACGCAGAAAATCTGCCCCCTCATTTGAAAAGGGGGAATCTGAGTGTGCTAAAGAAGAAGTGGGAGAATTCAGCGCTGGGAGCGGAGCCTCGGAAGGAAACGCTACGAAGCAGCTGTGCTGAGCTTAGGCACAAGGTCGCCAGCCCCGGGCTGGGAGTCGGGAGCAGCCCCGCTtctccccccgccgcggagccgaGCCCGGGGGCTGGTGCTGAGTGTGCCGGCCAGGCCCCCCCGGGCACCCCTGGCCAGCTGCAGGGTCCTGGTGGTGACAGCAGGAAGGTTAAAAGCCACTCGCCAGAGAGTGGTAACATGGAAAACTGTCTGAGGGAGCCCAGAGAAGTGGAAAAGCCTGAAGCCAGCGAAAGCACGGACTCCTCGGGGAAGATAGAGAAATACAGCGTTCCGCTGAACAAACTCAAGATGATGTTTGAAAAGGGCGAAGCGACTCAGACCAAG GTCACTAGAGACCAGAGGAAGACGGCAGTGGGTAGGAGGATTTCTGAAAACAGCCTCTCTTCGGAGGACTTTGATGTTGGCCAAGGAGAGAAGAGTCATAATCCATCAG GGCATCTGGTAGATACTAGTCCAGCGCTCAGCTCTGATAAGGCAGAGACCAAGAAAAGCCTGGAGATGCCTCGCTTAACAGAAACGTCAATAAAGGACAGGCTGGCGAAGTATCAGGCAGCTGTGTCCAAGCAGGGCAGTTCCACAGCCCTCATTACCATG GTTTCTGTAGGTGAGAACAGCTTGTCCTTCCACTCTGGTCTTCTAGAGGACAGCAACG CTGGACAAAACTTGGAGAGCGAGACAGAAGTTCAGAAAACTGTCAGCACAAAGCAGCAAAACTTTGGTTCTAAACCATCTGGCCAGACAGATGCATCTCTGCCAAAAGCAGTGAAG AAATTTCAGTTGCCAATGAAGGAAACCTGCGTTGGGTGTCAGAAGACTGTGTACCCGATGGAAAGGCTCTTTGCCAACCAGCAGGTGTTTCACATCAGCTGTTTCCGCTGTTCCTATTGCAACAGCAAACTCAG TCTTGGGACATATGCATCTCTGCGTGGGAATATTTACTGCAAGCCCCACTTCAACCAGCTCTTCAAATCTAAGGGCAATTATGATGAAGGCTTTGGACACAAACAGCATAAGGAATTATGGGCAGGCAAAACTGAATCTGAAGAATCCCTGGAGAAAACTGTCCATGCTGTAAATGCAACCGAAAGTCCACCGAGCCCAGGAGTAGAGGATGCCCCGATTGCTAAAGTAGGAGTTCTGGCGGCAAGTATGGAGGCGAAAGCTTCAGCTTTGCCTGAGAGAGAAGAGAGACCGGCAGAAACAAAGAAGCTCAGGATTGCCTGGCCGCCTCCATCTGACCAAAGTATTCAAGGAAGTGCCTTAGATGAGGGCATCAAAGTATTCAAACCCAAGTGGCCCCCGGAAGAAGAGATTTCCAAGCCAGATGTGCCGGAGGATGTGGATCTGGATCTCAAAAAGTTAAGAAGATCTTCCTCGCTGAAGGAAAGAAGTCGTCCCTTTACAGTTGCCGCCTCATTTAGAACAGTATCTGTTAAAGGCCATAAAACAGAGAATTCCTCTTCTCCTTCGAAGGCAGAGAGAGACATGTTGAAAAGAAGTGAGGAACTGGAGAGAGAGGTCGTGGTagacaaaaagcaaaaggaaaagaaggttGAGAACAGGAACATCCAGAGTGCTGAAGAGAAAAACGTAGAGGAAGAACGGGAATTGTCTGGTATCAAAACCGCAGAGCACAACTTTGTAGAAAACGGCCAGGTGAATGCAGAGACAGATGAGGAAGAACACGCTATGGAAGAGCAGGAGATTCCAAATGAAGAATTCCTTGAACCCAAATCTCCTAAACATTCCAGCTTAGCCAATGTCATGACTGCTAAGGAATCATCTCTTAACCAGAATCGCAAATCCCAAGATGTTGGTTTCTGGGAGGGTGAAGATATGGAAGATCTGTCTGTGGAAGAACAGATCAAAAGGAATCGTTActatgaagatgatgatgaagaatAA
- the LIMA1 gene encoding LIM domain and actin-binding protein 1 isoform X2 — MPSCNLLRFSSCCINSQVIPARGHSRQLGGGNNTAIPRYQKAAEEATAEKKRSNAENLPPHLKRGNLSVLKKKWENSALGAEPRKETLRSSCAELRHKVASPGLGVGSSPASPPAAEPSPGAGAECAGQAPPGTPGQLQGPGGDSRKVKSHSPESGNMENCLREPREVEKPEASESTDSSGKIEKYSVPLNKLKMMFEKGEATQTKVTRDQRKTAVGRRISENSLSSEDFDVGQGEKSHNPSGHLVDTSPALSSDKAETKKSLEMPRLTETSIKDRLAKYQAAVSKQGSSTALITMNESQASESEVKNYKSEQKENLPPSLEDSISYQDGEKVSVGENSLSFHSGLLEDSNAGQNLESETEVQKTVSTKQQNFGSKPSGQTDASLPKAVKKFQLPMKETCVGCQKTVYPMERLFANQQVFHISCFRCSYCNSKLSLGTYASLRGNIYCKPHFNQLFKSKGNYDEGFGHKQHKELWAGKTESEESLEKTVHAVNATESPPSPGVEDAPIAKVGVLAASMEAKASALPEREERPAETKKLRIAWPPPSDQSIQGSALDEGIKVFKPKWPPEEEISKPDVPEDVDLDLKKLRRSSSLKERSRPFTVAASFRTVSVKGHKTENSSSPSKAERDMLKRSEELEREVVVDKKQKEKKVENRNIQSAEEKNVEEERELSGIKTAEHNFVENGQVNAETDEEEHAMEEQEIPNEEFLEPKSPKHSSLANVMTAKESSLNQNRKSQDVGFWEGEDMEDLSVEEQIKRNRYYEDDDEE, encoded by the exons ATGCCAAGCTGTAATTTGTTACGGTTCAGCAGCTGCTGTATAAATAGCCAAGTTATTCCTGCAAGGGGGCACAGCAGACAGCTGGGTGGTGGAAACAATACAGCTATTCCAAG GTATCAGAAAGCGGCTGAAGAAGCCACGGCTGAGAAGAAAAGAAGT AACGCAGAAAATCTGCCCCCTCATTTGAAAAGGGGGAATCTGAGTGTGCTAAAGAAGAAGTGGGAGAATTCAGCGCTGGGAGCGGAGCCTCGGAAGGAAACGCTACGAAGCAGCTGTGCTGAGCTTAGGCACAAGGTCGCCAGCCCCGGGCTGGGAGTCGGGAGCAGCCCCGCTtctccccccgccgcggagccgaGCCCGGGGGCTGGTGCTGAGTGTGCCGGCCAGGCCCCCCCGGGCACCCCTGGCCAGCTGCAGGGTCCTGGTGGTGACAGCAGGAAGGTTAAAAGCCACTCGCCAGAGAGTGGTAACATGGAAAACTGTCTGAGGGAGCCCAGAGAAGTGGAAAAGCCTGAAGCCAGCGAAAGCACGGACTCCTCGGGGAAGATAGAGAAATACAGCGTTCCGCTGAACAAACTCAAGATGATGTTTGAAAAGGGCGAAGCGACTCAGACCAAG GTCACTAGAGACCAGAGGAAGACGGCAGTGGGTAGGAGGATTTCTGAAAACAGCCTCTCTTCGGAGGACTTTGATGTTGGCCAAGGAGAGAAGAGTCATAATCCATCAG GGCATCTGGTAGATACTAGTCCAGCGCTCAGCTCTGATAAGGCAGAGACCAAGAAAAGCCTGGAGATGCCTCGCTTAACAGAAACGTCAATAAAGGACAGGCTGGCGAAGTATCAGGCAGCTGTGTCCAAGCAGGGCAGTTCCACAGCCCTCATTACCATG AATGAGAGTCAAGCCAGTGAAAGTGAAGTCAAGAATTACAAATCTGAGCAGAAGGAGAATTTGCCACCAAGTCTTGAGGACTCCATTTCCTATCAGGATGGGGAGAAG GTTTCTGTAGGTGAGAACAGCTTGTCCTTCCACTCTGGTCTTCTAGAGGACAGCAACG CTGGACAAAACTTGGAGAGCGAGACAGAAGTTCAGAAAACTGTCAGCACAAAGCAGCAAAACTTTGGTTCTAAACCATCTGGCCAGACAGATGCATCTCTGCCAAAAGCAGTGAAG AAATTTCAGTTGCCAATGAAGGAAACCTGCGTTGGGTGTCAGAAGACTGTGTACCCGATGGAAAGGCTCTTTGCCAACCAGCAGGTGTTTCACATCAGCTGTTTCCGCTGTTCCTATTGCAACAGCAAACTCAG TCTTGGGACATATGCATCTCTGCGTGGGAATATTTACTGCAAGCCCCACTTCAACCAGCTCTTCAAATCTAAGGGCAATTATGATGAAGGCTTTGGACACAAACAGCATAAGGAATTATGGGCAGGCAAAACTGAATCTGAAGAATCCCTGGAGAAAACTGTCCATGCTGTAAATGCAACCGAAAGTCCACCGAGCCCAGGAGTAGAGGATGCCCCGATTGCTAAAGTAGGAGTTCTGGCGGCAAGTATGGAGGCGAAAGCTTCAGCTTTGCCTGAGAGAGAAGAGAGACCGGCAGAAACAAAGAAGCTCAGGATTGCCTGGCCGCCTCCATCTGACCAAAGTATTCAAGGAAGTGCCTTAGATGAGGGCATCAAAGTATTCAAACCCAAGTGGCCCCCGGAAGAAGAGATTTCCAAGCCAGATGTGCCGGAGGATGTGGATCTGGATCTCAAAAAGTTAAGAAGATCTTCCTCGCTGAAGGAAAGAAGTCGTCCCTTTACAGTTGCCGCCTCATTTAGAACAGTATCTGTTAAAGGCCATAAAACAGAGAATTCCTCTTCTCCTTCGAAGGCAGAGAGAGACATGTTGAAAAGAAGTGAGGAACTGGAGAGAGAGGTCGTGGTagacaaaaagcaaaaggaaaagaaggttGAGAACAGGAACATCCAGAGTGCTGAAGAGAAAAACGTAGAGGAAGAACGGGAATTGTCTGGTATCAAAACCGCAGAGCACAACTTTGTAGAAAACGGCCAGGTGAATGCAGAGACAGATGAGGAAGAACACGCTATGGAAGAGCAGGAGATTCCAAATGAAGAATTCCTTGAACCCAAATCTCCTAAACATTCCAGCTTAGCCAATGTCATGACTGCTAAGGAATCATCTCTTAACCAGAATCGCAAATCCCAAGATGTTGGTTTCTGGGAGGGTGAAGATATGGAAGATCTGTCTGTGGAAGAACAGATCAAAAGGAATCGTTActatgaagatgatgatgaagaatAA
- the LIMA1 gene encoding LIM domain and actin-binding protein 1 isoform X1, whose protein sequence is MEPSPFNRRQWTSQSLKITAKELSLVNKNKSSALVERFSKYQKAAEEATAEKKRSNAENLPPHLKRGNLSVLKKKWENSALGAEPRKETLRSSCAELRHKVASPGLGVGSSPASPPAAEPSPGAGAECAGQAPPGTPGQLQGPGGDSRKVKSHSPESGNMENCLREPREVEKPEASESTDSSGKIEKYSVPLNKLKMMFEKGEATQTKVTRDQRKTAVGRRISENSLSSEDFDVGQGEKSHNPSGHLVDTSPALSSDKAETKKSLEMPRLTETSIKDRLAKYQAAVSKQGSSTALITMNESQASESEVKNYKSEQKENLPPSLEDSISYQDGEKVSVGENSLSFHSGLLEDSNAGQNLESETEVQKTVSTKQQNFGSKPSGQTDASLPKAVKKFQLPMKETCVGCQKTVYPMERLFANQQVFHISCFRCSYCNSKLSLGTYASLRGNIYCKPHFNQLFKSKGNYDEGFGHKQHKELWAGKTESEESLEKTVHAVNATESPPSPGVEDAPIAKVGVLAASMEAKASALPEREERPAETKKLRIAWPPPSDQSIQGSALDEGIKVFKPKWPPEEEISKPDVPEDVDLDLKKLRRSSSLKERSRPFTVAASFRTVSVKGHKTENSSSPSKAERDMLKRSEELEREVVVDKKQKEKKVENRNIQSAEEKNVEEERELSGIKTAEHNFVENGQVNAETDEEEHAMEEQEIPNEEFLEPKSPKHSSLANVMTAKESSLNQNRKSQDVGFWEGEDMEDLSVEEQIKRNRYYEDDDEE, encoded by the exons ATGGAGCCTTCCCCGTTCAACAGAAGACAATGGACTTCGCAGTCTTTGAAAATCACTGCGAAAGAGCTTTCTCTAGTCAACAAGAATAAGTCATCAGCCCTTGTTGAGAGGTTCTCCAA GTATCAGAAAGCGGCTGAAGAAGCCACGGCTGAGAAGAAAAGAAGT AACGCAGAAAATCTGCCCCCTCATTTGAAAAGGGGGAATCTGAGTGTGCTAAAGAAGAAGTGGGAGAATTCAGCGCTGGGAGCGGAGCCTCGGAAGGAAACGCTACGAAGCAGCTGTGCTGAGCTTAGGCACAAGGTCGCCAGCCCCGGGCTGGGAGTCGGGAGCAGCCCCGCTtctccccccgccgcggagccgaGCCCGGGGGCTGGTGCTGAGTGTGCCGGCCAGGCCCCCCCGGGCACCCCTGGCCAGCTGCAGGGTCCTGGTGGTGACAGCAGGAAGGTTAAAAGCCACTCGCCAGAGAGTGGTAACATGGAAAACTGTCTGAGGGAGCCCAGAGAAGTGGAAAAGCCTGAAGCCAGCGAAAGCACGGACTCCTCGGGGAAGATAGAGAAATACAGCGTTCCGCTGAACAAACTCAAGATGATGTTTGAAAAGGGCGAAGCGACTCAGACCAAG GTCACTAGAGACCAGAGGAAGACGGCAGTGGGTAGGAGGATTTCTGAAAACAGCCTCTCTTCGGAGGACTTTGATGTTGGCCAAGGAGAGAAGAGTCATAATCCATCAG GGCATCTGGTAGATACTAGTCCAGCGCTCAGCTCTGATAAGGCAGAGACCAAGAAAAGCCTGGAGATGCCTCGCTTAACAGAAACGTCAATAAAGGACAGGCTGGCGAAGTATCAGGCAGCTGTGTCCAAGCAGGGCAGTTCCACAGCCCTCATTACCATG AATGAGAGTCAAGCCAGTGAAAGTGAAGTCAAGAATTACAAATCTGAGCAGAAGGAGAATTTGCCACCAAGTCTTGAGGACTCCATTTCCTATCAGGATGGGGAGAAG GTTTCTGTAGGTGAGAACAGCTTGTCCTTCCACTCTGGTCTTCTAGAGGACAGCAACG CTGGACAAAACTTGGAGAGCGAGACAGAAGTTCAGAAAACTGTCAGCACAAAGCAGCAAAACTTTGGTTCTAAACCATCTGGCCAGACAGATGCATCTCTGCCAAAAGCAGTGAAG AAATTTCAGTTGCCAATGAAGGAAACCTGCGTTGGGTGTCAGAAGACTGTGTACCCGATGGAAAGGCTCTTTGCCAACCAGCAGGTGTTTCACATCAGCTGTTTCCGCTGTTCCTATTGCAACAGCAAACTCAG TCTTGGGACATATGCATCTCTGCGTGGGAATATTTACTGCAAGCCCCACTTCAACCAGCTCTTCAAATCTAAGGGCAATTATGATGAAGGCTTTGGACACAAACAGCATAAGGAATTATGGGCAGGCAAAACTGAATCTGAAGAATCCCTGGAGAAAACTGTCCATGCTGTAAATGCAACCGAAAGTCCACCGAGCCCAGGAGTAGAGGATGCCCCGATTGCTAAAGTAGGAGTTCTGGCGGCAAGTATGGAGGCGAAAGCTTCAGCTTTGCCTGAGAGAGAAGAGAGACCGGCAGAAACAAAGAAGCTCAGGATTGCCTGGCCGCCTCCATCTGACCAAAGTATTCAAGGAAGTGCCTTAGATGAGGGCATCAAAGTATTCAAACCCAAGTGGCCCCCGGAAGAAGAGATTTCCAAGCCAGATGTGCCGGAGGATGTGGATCTGGATCTCAAAAAGTTAAGAAGATCTTCCTCGCTGAAGGAAAGAAGTCGTCCCTTTACAGTTGCCGCCTCATTTAGAACAGTATCTGTTAAAGGCCATAAAACAGAGAATTCCTCTTCTCCTTCGAAGGCAGAGAGAGACATGTTGAAAAGAAGTGAGGAACTGGAGAGAGAGGTCGTGGTagacaaaaagcaaaaggaaaagaaggttGAGAACAGGAACATCCAGAGTGCTGAAGAGAAAAACGTAGAGGAAGAACGGGAATTGTCTGGTATCAAAACCGCAGAGCACAACTTTGTAGAAAACGGCCAGGTGAATGCAGAGACAGATGAGGAAGAACACGCTATGGAAGAGCAGGAGATTCCAAATGAAGAATTCCTTGAACCCAAATCTCCTAAACATTCCAGCTTAGCCAATGTCATGACTGCTAAGGAATCATCTCTTAACCAGAATCGCAAATCCCAAGATGTTGGTTTCTGGGAGGGTGAAGATATGGAAGATCTGTCTGTGGAAGAACAGATCAAAAGGAATCGTTActatgaagatgatgatgaagaatAA